Proteins co-encoded in one Meiothermus sp. genomic window:
- a CDS encoding cytochrome c biogenesis CcdA family protein: MSLIAAFLAGILSFLSPCVLPLVPTYLLYLGGERGRPLFNAFFFVGGFSLVFLLLGLPFTILGGLLAENRQLLGQAGGVILVLFGLYMLGLKPKWGVNLRYQGDTSRPWGAFVLGAILGLGWTPCIGPILGGILTLTATGGGVSFLLAYILGLAIPFLLVALFADRIRPVLRKAAHFSRWAEVTAGIVLVVVGVLMFTGTFTQLNSFFLKITPEWLLNLEKGLIGQ, from the coding sequence ATGAGTCTTATTGCCGCCTTTCTAGCCGGGATTCTCTCTTTTCTTTCGCCATGCGTGCTGCCGCTGGTACCTACCTACCTTCTGTACCTGGGCGGGGAGCGCGGACGGCCTCTTTTCAATGCGTTCTTCTTCGTAGGTGGGTTCTCGCTGGTGTTCTTGCTGCTAGGGCTACCCTTCACCATTCTGGGGGGGCTGTTAGCGGAAAACCGCCAGTTACTGGGTCAGGCGGGCGGGGTCATCCTGGTCTTGTTTGGCCTGTACATGCTGGGCTTAAAGCCAAAGTGGGGGGTTAATTTGCGCTATCAGGGGGATACCAGTCGCCCCTGGGGGGCCTTTGTGCTGGGTGCCATCTTGGGTCTGGGTTGGACACCCTGCATTGGGCCAATCCTGGGGGGCATTTTGACCCTCACGGCCACTGGAGGTGGGGTCAGCTTTCTGCTGGCCTACATTTTGGGGCTGGCTATACCGTTCCTGCTGGTGGCTCTTTTTGCCGATCGCATCCGTCCTGTGCTGCGCAAGGCAGCCCATTTCTCTCGCTGGGCCGAGGTAACGGCTGGGATTGTTCTGGTTGTGGTAGGCGTGCTGATGTTTACCGGTACCTTTACCCAACTCAACAGCTTCTTTTTGAAAATCACGCCCGAGTGGCTTCTGAACCTCGAGAAGGGCCTAATTGGGCAGTAA
- a CDS encoding S41 family peptidase, with protein sequence MALRHALVSGMVVLGLAGSALASPAQDLFDQATFLIGFYYNGPAKVPPFRELRRQYQPELDRLCASEGNRCGFDKAKQVIERIVRDIADPFTVLVTRDQLIDDERYGAGLGPAAPRIGVWVRETPRGLVVSEAFPGEPAYEAGLRRGDLITQIADQPATLARLNAAEAARSPFGLRYSRQGTARSVTLTPRVAEATMQPRLEVNNNIAYLRIYHLYSSENYSTAQLIHDAARRAEQAGARGMVIDLRDALTGYDSEALLAAAAFTGKGGFIYDRRFQGQDETHTVENGKLYVQPEGAEKEEQNALGRPYLARIPVVVLVNRNTFNSAEMLAYFLQAAGRARVVGEPTAGALGMSGSAEGPLINGDFIAVSSLRMRNLDGSPFPLKVSPDVVVEDDLEALIAGRDRVLEHALEMLR encoded by the coding sequence ATGGCCCTACGACATGCGTTGGTGAGCGGCATGGTGGTGCTTGGTCTGGCTGGTTCGGCCCTGGCTTCTCCCGCCCAGGATCTGTTTGATCAAGCTACTTTTCTGATCGGCTTCTACTACAACGGCCCGGCCAAGGTTCCGCCCTTCAGGGAGCTACGGCGGCAGTACCAGCCTGAACTTGATCGGCTTTGTGCTTCTGAAGGTAACCGCTGCGGCTTCGATAAAGCAAAACAGGTTATCGAGCGCATTGTGCGGGATATTGCCGATCCATTTACGGTCTTGGTCACTCGAGACCAGCTCATCGATGACGAGCGTTATGGGGCTGGCCTGGGGCCCGCGGCCCCCAGGATAGGGGTCTGGGTACGCGAAACTCCCAGGGGGTTGGTGGTGAGCGAGGCCTTTCCCGGCGAGCCGGCGTACGAGGCCGGGCTGCGCCGGGGCGACCTGATTACCCAGATTGCAGACCAGCCTGCGACCCTGGCCCGGCTGAACGCGGCTGAGGCAGCCCGCAGCCCCTTTGGCTTGCGTTATAGCCGGCAAGGCACGGCCCGCAGCGTGACGCTCACCCCACGGGTGGCCGAGGCCACCATGCAGCCCAGGCTCGAGGTCAATAACAATATCGCCTACTTGCGTATCTACCATCTCTACAGTTCCGAAAACTACTCCACTGCCCAGCTTATCCACGATGCTGCACGTCGGGCGGAACAGGCCGGGGCCCGCGGGATGGTGATCGACCTGCGCGATGCCCTAACCGGTTACGACTCGGAAGCCCTGCTGGCGGCGGCGGCTTTTACCGGCAAGGGGGGGTTCATTTACGATCGTCGTTTTCAGGGGCAGGATGAAACCCACACCGTAGAAAATGGCAAGCTTTACGTGCAGCCTGAAGGAGCCGAAAAGGAAGAGCAAAACGCCCTCGGGCGGCCTTACCTGGCCCGTATCCCGGTTGTGGTGCTGGTTAACCGCAATACCTTCAACTCTGCCGAAATGCTGGCCTACTTCCTGCAGGCAGCGGGTCGGGCCAGGGTGGTGGGAGAGCCCACCGCCGGTGCCCTGGGGATGTCGGGCAGCGCCGAGGGCCCCCTTATCAACGGCGATTTTATCGCGGTTTCTTCGCTTAGAATGCGCAACCTGGACGGCTCGCCCTTCCCCCTCAAAGTCAGCCCCGATGTGGTGGTGGAGGACGACCTCGAGGCCCTTATTGCCGGGCGTGACCGAGTACTGGAGCACGCCTTGGAAATGCTGCGGTAG
- a CDS encoding SDR family oxidoreductase — protein sequence MDLGIAGKLALVTGASQGIGRAIATTLAEEGARVVMAARNREKLQELVREIRTSGGEAHAVAVDLAREEELERLIVETQKLGAVELFLGNTAGPKPGAARDLKIQDIRMAAEQLWYPMVTLANALLPDMQARQFGRILFITSLAVKEPIENLALSNALRAGLTGYAKTLAKEVAPFGITVNTLGPGYTRTERVEEVFAFRAQSQGISLEAAYAQQAAQIPAGRMASPQEIANVAVFLLSARASYLTGQAIMVEGGVIRGLL from the coding sequence GTGGATCTGGGCATTGCAGGTAAGCTGGCCCTGGTAACAGGGGCGTCGCAAGGAATTGGACGGGCTATCGCAACCACTTTGGCGGAGGAGGGGGCTAGGGTGGTGATGGCAGCACGCAATCGCGAGAAACTCCAAGAGCTGGTACGTGAAATCAGGACGAGTGGGGGAGAAGCCCATGCGGTAGCGGTGGATCTAGCTCGAGAAGAGGAGCTCGAGCGCCTAATTGTAGAAACCCAAAAACTGGGAGCTGTGGAACTCTTCCTGGGTAATACAGCGGGGCCCAAGCCTGGGGCGGCTCGAGACTTGAAGATTCAAGATATTCGCATGGCCGCAGAGCAGCTTTGGTACCCGATGGTGACTTTAGCTAATGCCTTGCTTCCTGATATGCAGGCGAGGCAGTTCGGCAGAATTCTGTTTATCACCTCGCTGGCTGTTAAGGAGCCCATCGAGAATTTAGCCCTTTCCAACGCTCTACGAGCAGGACTGACAGGTTATGCCAAAACCCTGGCTAAAGAAGTGGCTCCCTTTGGCATTACGGTCAATACCTTGGGGCCGGGCTATACCCGCACGGAACGGGTTGAGGAGGTATTTGCCTTTCGTGCCCAGAGCCAAGGCATCAGCTTAGAAGCAGCATATGCTCAGCAGGCCGCACAGATACCAGCAGGCCGGATGGCTTCCCCCCAAGAAATTGCTAACGTGGCCGTTTTTTTGCTCTCGGCCAGGGCTAGCTACTTAACCGGTCAAGCCATTATGGTGGAGGGCGGGGTCATTCGAGGGTTGCTGTAA
- the fabF gene encoding beta-ketoacyl-ACP synthase II yields the protein MRRVVVTGIGPVAPNGIGAEAFHKAQLEGRSGIRRITQFDASSYPVQIAGEVDVNPEEYIDKRELRRLDRFTQLALIGGHLALQDSGLELEKEDPTRIGTLIGTGIGGMITWQEQSKVLFEKGGTRLSPFFIPMMIANMASAQLAMKYGFMGPSSTVVTACATGSDAIGNALRVIQLGEADVMLTGGTEAVVTEMAIGSFGVMRALSTRNHEPEKASRPFTKSRDGFVLSEGAAVLVLEEYERAKARGAKIYAELVGFGRSADAHHITEPHPEGAGAALAMRAALKDAKVSPEQVGYINAHGTSTPVGDKAETLAIKKVFGEHAYRLSVSSTKSMIGHLLGAAGAIEAVATVQALASGILPPTINLEDPDPELDLDYVPNTPKEKQVDYALSNSFAFGGMNATLLFKRV from the coding sequence ATGCGTCGCGTCGTCGTTACCGGAATTGGCCCGGTGGCCCCCAACGGCATCGGAGCCGAAGCCTTCCACAAAGCCCAGCTCGAGGGCCGGTCGGGCATCCGCCGCATCACCCAGTTCGATGCTTCGAGCTACCCCGTGCAGATTGCGGGCGAAGTGGATGTCAACCCCGAGGAATACATAGACAAGCGCGAGTTGCGCCGCCTGGATCGTTTCACCCAACTGGCCCTGATTGGCGGGCACCTGGCCTTGCAGGATTCGGGGCTGGAGCTCGAGAAAGAAGACCCCACCCGCATCGGTACCCTGATTGGAACCGGCATCGGGGGTATGATTACCTGGCAGGAGCAGAGCAAGGTGCTCTTCGAGAAGGGTGGTACCCGCCTATCGCCTTTCTTCATCCCCATGATGATTGCCAACATGGCCTCGGCCCAGCTGGCCATGAAATATGGCTTCATGGGGCCATCCTCCACGGTAGTAACCGCCTGTGCAACCGGCTCAGATGCCATAGGCAACGCCTTGCGGGTAATCCAACTGGGTGAGGCCGATGTGATGCTCACCGGCGGCACCGAGGCGGTGGTCACCGAGATGGCCATTGGCAGCTTTGGGGTGATGCGGGCCCTCTCGACCCGCAACCACGAACCCGAGAAGGCCAGCCGCCCTTTCACCAAAAGCCGCGATGGCTTTGTGCTCTCGGAAGGGGCTGCGGTGCTGGTGCTGGAGGAGTACGAACGGGCCAAAGCCCGTGGTGCCAAAATCTACGCCGAGCTGGTGGGTTTTGGCCGCAGCGCCGATGCCCATCACATTACCGAGCCTCACCCCGAGGGCGCGGGCGCGGCCCTGGCCATGCGAGCGGCCCTCAAGGATGCCAAGGTCAGCCCTGAGCAGGTCGGCTACATCAACGCCCACGGCACTTCTACGCCGGTCGGGGACAAGGCCGAGACCCTGGCCATCAAAAAGGTCTTCGGCGAGCACGCCTACAGGCTCTCGGTCTCGTCCACCAAGAGCATGATTGGGCACCTGTTGGGCGCGGCGGGGGCCATCGAGGCTGTGGCTACCGTGCAGGCCCTGGCCAGCGGAATTCTGCCGCCCACCATCAACCTCGAGGATCCCGATCCCGAACTCGACCTCGACTACGTGCCCAACACCCCTAAAGAAAAACAGGTGGACTACGCCCTCTCCAACTCGTTTGCCTTTGGAGGGATGAACGCCACCCTGCTCTTTAAGCGGGTTTAG
- a CDS encoding YebC/PmpR family DNA-binding transcriptional regulator: MAGHSKWAQIKRKKAANDLKKGKIVSKYLRLIAAAARAGGSADPAANVNLRNLIEAARDADVPNDNIERLLKRLAGGDDEGSNYEEIVYEGYAPGGVAIIVQALSDNRNRTASEVRHIFNKHGGSLGATGSVSWQFDRRGYIWVEPNTEAAQEAAIEAGAIDLQESEEGLEVYTDPQEVYAVANALKAKGFKPEDTEITMVPQNTMSLSQEEAEKVLRMVEALEELDDVQNVYTNLNLDNVSIGA; encoded by the coding sequence ATGGCTGGTCATAGCAAATGGGCACAAATTAAGCGCAAGAAAGCCGCTAACGACCTCAAAAAAGGTAAGATCGTCAGCAAATACCTGCGTCTGATTGCAGCCGCGGCCAGGGCGGGGGGTAGCGCCGACCCGGCGGCCAACGTCAACCTGCGCAACCTAATCGAAGCTGCCCGGGACGCCGATGTACCCAACGACAACATCGAGCGCCTTTTGAAGCGACTTGCCGGCGGCGACGACGAGGGCAGCAACTACGAAGAGATCGTCTACGAGGGTTACGCACCGGGCGGGGTGGCCATCATCGTGCAGGCCCTCTCCGACAACCGCAACCGCACGGCTTCGGAGGTGCGTCACATCTTCAACAAGCACGGGGGCAGCCTGGGGGCTACCGGGTCGGTCTCGTGGCAGTTCGACCGGCGGGGCTATATCTGGGTTGAACCCAACACCGAGGCCGCACAGGAAGCCGCCATCGAGGCCGGGGCGATTGATCTTCAGGAGAGTGAAGAAGGTCTGGAAGTCTATACCGACCCCCAGGAAGTCTATGCCGTAGCCAACGCCCTCAAGGCCAAAGGCTTCAAGCCCGAGGACACCGAGATCACCATGGTGCCGCAAAACACCATGAGCCTGAGCCAGGAAGAGGCCGAGAAGGTGCTGCGCATGGTGGAAGCCCTGGAAGAGCTCGACGATGTGCAGAACGTGTACACCAACCTGAACCTCGATAACGTCTCGATTGGGGCCTAG
- a CDS encoding thiamine diphosphokinase — protein MHRFTILLGGLVVPTERLRAQVAGSRIIAADGGMRHAQTLGLMPELWVGDFDSASPELEQAYVQVPREEHPVAKDFTDGELAVAAALARGAEQLVLVGAMGGQTDQTLAHLLLGIRLARQGIATLLTSGNEEAHPLLPGQLRLYLPPQSKLSLLPLGGFSGLSIRGVRWPLQKASVSLGSTQTLSNLALGPVEIDLEGGYGVVIVYPESA, from the coding sequence ATGCACCGCTTTACCATTCTGCTGGGAGGCCTGGTTGTGCCCACCGAGCGGCTAAGAGCCCAGGTGGCCGGAAGCCGGATTATTGCAGCTGACGGGGGTATGCGCCATGCGCAAACCCTGGGGCTTATGCCCGAGCTGTGGGTTGGCGACTTCGACTCGGCCTCCCCAGAACTGGAGCAAGCCTATGTCCAGGTGCCTCGAGAGGAACACCCGGTGGCTAAGGACTTTACCGACGGCGAGCTGGCGGTCGCGGCAGCCCTGGCCCGGGGGGCCGAGCAGCTTGTTCTGGTAGGGGCCATGGGAGGCCAGACCGACCAGACCCTAGCCCACCTGCTGCTGGGTATCCGGCTGGCCCGGCAGGGTATTGCCACCTTGCTGACCTCGGGTAACGAAGAGGCCCATCCCCTGTTGCCGGGACAATTGCGCTTATATCTGCCGCCGCAGAGCAAGCTCAGCCTGTTGCCCCTGGGGGGGTTTTCGGGCTTGAGTATTCGGGGCGTGCGTTGGCCACTCCAAAAAGCCAGCGTATCCTTGGGGAGTACGCAGACCCTTTCCAATCTGGCATTGGGCCCTGTGGAGATCGATCTCGAGGGTGGCTACGGGGTGGTGATCGTCTATCCCGAGTCTGCATAA
- a CDS encoding PAS domain-containing sensor histidine kinase, with product MQDGTLEYQRDQRIRAILEAIPDDMLLVDLEGNIREYKAGRSATHLPMDRFLGTTLSELFAPDVAQALQRAACKVLAGEPAQVLEFSLESRDFEARIVPMEKELTLMLFRDVTLERQADRLKSEFMAAVSHELKTPLASILGFSELLLDDKYSPSELKGFLENIQHSSLRLKDMVNNLLDTSRLEAGRFSINRQPVDLRATLAQTARSFAGVAKLSQIQFILELERLPIIEADPERIGQVVGNLLSNAFKFCPRQGTVWLRARAHGGILIEVEDTGPGIPLEEQGQLFQRYSRTKSAIARGIVGTGLGLYISKAIVEAHQGRIWVDSQEDRGAKFSVWLPL from the coding sequence ATGCAAGACGGCACCCTGGAATATCAGCGTGACCAGCGTATTCGCGCCATATTGGAGGCCATTCCCGACGACATGCTGCTGGTAGATCTCGAGGGTAATATCCGTGAGTACAAGGCTGGCAGGAGTGCTACTCACCTGCCCATGGATCGCTTCCTGGGTACAACCCTGAGTGAGCTATTTGCTCCAGATGTAGCACAAGCGCTTCAACGAGCCGCTTGTAAGGTGCTGGCTGGTGAACCGGCCCAGGTACTCGAGTTTAGCCTGGAATCGCGGGACTTCGAGGCCCGGATTGTCCCCATGGAAAAAGAGCTGACTCTGATGCTTTTCCGGGACGTCACGCTCGAGCGCCAGGCCGATCGTCTAAAGTCGGAGTTTATGGCGGCTGTCTCGCACGAACTCAAAACGCCGCTGGCCTCGATACTGGGTTTTAGTGAACTGCTGCTGGACGATAAATACAGCCCTTCGGAGCTTAAGGGTTTTTTAGAAAACATACAGCACAGCAGCCTGCGGCTCAAAGATATGGTCAACAACTTGCTGGACACATCACGCCTGGAGGCTGGCCGATTTAGCATCAATCGGCAGCCTGTAGACCTACGGGCCACCTTAGCCCAGACTGCCCGCAGCTTTGCCGGGGTGGCCAAACTTAGCCAGATTCAGTTCATTTTGGAGCTCGAGCGGCTGCCCATTATCGAGGCCGATCCGGAGCGCATTGGACAGGTGGTGGGCAATTTGCTTTCCAACGCATTTAAGTTCTGTCCCCGCCAGGGCACCGTTTGGTTACGGGCCAGAGCCCATGGTGGGATTTTGATCGAGGTAGAGGATACTGGCCCGGGCATCCCACTGGAAGAGCAGGGCCAGCTCTTTCAGCGCTATAGCCGCACCAAAAGTGCCATTGCCAGAGGCATTGTGGGTACGGGGCTGGGGCTTTACATTTCCAAGGCCATTGTCGAAGCCCACCAGGGGCGCATATGGGTAGATTCGCAGGAAGATCGGGGGGCCAAGTTTAGTGTGTGGCTACCGCTTTAG
- a CDS encoding ABC transporter ATP-binding protein, with product MLRIVGLGKSYPGFKLSVSLEVGPGQTLALLGPSGSGKSTLLRLVAGLEIPEAGQVWLDEAELTLLAPEARRVGLVFQDYALFPHMSVWENIAFGLREARWEAYRMRERVAFLLELTHLGPHAHKRPDQLSGGERQRVALARALANNPRLLLLDEPLGALDLKLRQELLLELRAILRQIGVPTIVVTHDQSEAFAIAQQVALLKEGIVVQLGSPEQLFRQPKNPWVASFLGHRNLLSAEQSRQMGLPARPHLLPQEAITLGVGEEAVVRERVFKGFVVALELVWRGLGLYLEGPEQGLYPGDTTQIRVDWSRVVALEEEQTGRRDTINPLA from the coding sequence ATGCTGCGCATAGTAGGGCTGGGCAAGAGTTATCCGGGATTCAAGTTATCGGTATCGCTGGAGGTTGGCCCAGGGCAAACCCTGGCCTTGCTGGGGCCTTCGGGGAGTGGCAAGAGTACGCTTTTGCGGCTGGTTGCGGGTCTGGAAATACCCGAAGCAGGTCAGGTTTGGCTGGATGAAGCCGAACTCACACTGCTGGCGCCCGAAGCGCGCCGTGTTGGGCTTGTGTTTCAGGACTATGCGTTGTTCCCGCACATGTCGGTATGGGAAAATATCGCTTTTGGCCTGCGCGAAGCGCGCTGGGAGGCCTATAGAATGCGGGAGCGGGTAGCCTTTTTACTGGAGTTGACCCATCTGGGGCCTCATGCCCACAAGCGCCCCGACCAGCTTTCGGGCGGGGAACGGCAACGGGTAGCGCTGGCTCGAGCCCTGGCCAACAACCCCCGCTTGTTGCTCCTGGATGAACCATTGGGCGCACTGGATTTGAAGCTACGGCAGGAACTGCTCCTGGAACTGCGAGCCATCTTGCGCCAGATTGGCGTACCGACCATTGTGGTTACCCACGACCAGTCCGAAGCATTTGCAATTGCCCAGCAGGTGGCTTTGCTAAAGGAGGGCATCGTTGTGCAACTCGGCTCACCCGAGCAGCTTTTTCGCCAGCCCAAGAACCCTTGGGTGGCCAGTTTTTTGGGCCACCGCAACCTGCTCTCTGCCGAGCAGAGCCGCCAGATGGGCCTTCCGGCCCGACCACACTTGTTGCCCCAGGAGGCCATAACCCTGGGGGTGGGTGAAGAAGCGGTTGTACGGGAGCGGGTATTTAAGGGTTTTGTGGTGGCCCTCGAGCTGGTCTGGCGGGGCCTGGGGCTGTACCTGGAAGGCCCGGAGCAGGGGCTTTACCCCGGCGATACCACCCAGATACGGGTAGATTGGTCGAGGGTGGTCGCGCTGGAAGAGGAGCAAACAGGTCGTCGCGACACCATAAATCCCCTGGCCTAA
- a CDS encoding ABC transporter ATP-binding protein — MLIEAVLVSKRYGRDWVLRDLDFQLAQHEAVALVGPNGVGKTTLLRVLAGLIQPTQGSVKLGGRVGFLANPPAFHRHFSGAENLHYALRLDGRVSDSKEIATTLAEVGLPHDKPVLSYSSGMKKRLAMAKLRLQNPDIWLLDEPEAALDAEGRGLLENLVRYARSRGGVIIATHDKSWLSLVDRVVELIPGSVHSSLNATS, encoded by the coding sequence ATGCTGATTGAGGCCGTATTGGTTTCCAAGCGCTACGGGCGGGACTGGGTACTGCGTGACCTAGACTTTCAGCTCGCCCAGCACGAGGCCGTAGCCCTAGTAGGGCCCAATGGCGTGGGGAAAACCACATTATTGAGGGTGCTAGCTGGTTTGATACAGCCAACCCAGGGTTCGGTCAAGCTGGGCGGAAGAGTGGGTTTTTTGGCCAATCCACCGGCCTTTCATCGGCATTTTTCTGGAGCGGAAAATCTGCATTATGCCCTTCGGCTCGATGGGCGAGTCAGTGACAGCAAAGAGATTGCTACCACCTTGGCAGAGGTCGGGCTCCCGCACGACAAGCCCGTACTGAGCTATAGCAGCGGCATGAAAAAGCGCCTGGCCATGGCCAAGTTGCGCCTGCAAAACCCCGATATCTGGCTACTAGACGAACCCGAGGCAGCCCTGGATGCAGAAGGGCGGGGGTTGCTAGAAAACCTGGTGCGCTACGCCCGATCGCGAGGCGGCGTAATTATTGCCACTCACGACAAAAGCTGGCTTTCGCTGGTAGATCGGGTGGTTGAACTGATACCAGGTTCGGTTCACTCGTCATTGAATGCGACCAGCTAG
- a CDS encoding S41 family peptidase encodes MRKLFATLVLVLGSLSLASPAQDLFDQASFYVEFYYNGPATLNLKELTARYQVELDRACASQKDTCPYEQAVPIIEQMVDELNDNHTYYLSPEALRGTRESRQGNAPSRTLRIGVSHLPIPGSRDRLIVDVVEGGPADEAGLAYGDRIIAINGRSLGELPDDNQVVQLLTQSVQSGRPVVLTILRGPERQRLEITLTGREINLARFPSLKIRPDGVAVLKIPDFDAQGQVGRRVHELVREAQQKNARAMVLELRGNSGGLLNEMILAAAAFLDEAYVALEDRYQTERTEFRIRDGRFTITRNGQSETANLPFLTRWRGPLVVLVDNNTASGGEYLASAIQKARVGALVGVPTLGIGNTTTRPFNLINGGALSISYNRAFFADGTPYPPRATPDFVVENSLEQLANTGRDLPFEKALEALGIKAGR; translated from the coding sequence ATGCGCAAACTGTTTGCCACTCTGGTTCTGGTGCTCGGCTCGCTTTCGCTGGCCTCGCCGGCTCAAGACCTCTTCGACCAGGCCAGCTTCTATGTGGAGTTTTATTACAACGGCCCTGCTACTTTGAACCTCAAAGAGCTCACAGCCCGCTACCAGGTGGAGCTGGATCGTGCCTGTGCTTCGCAAAAAGATACCTGCCCCTACGAGCAAGCCGTGCCCATCATCGAGCAGATGGTGGACGAACTCAACGACAATCACACCTATTACCTGAGCCCCGAGGCTTTGCGCGGCACTCGAGAAAGCCGCCAGGGTAATGCGCCTTCCCGCACGTTGCGCATTGGTGTCAGCCACCTGCCCATACCTGGTTCCCGCGACCGCCTCATTGTGGATGTGGTGGAGGGAGGGCCAGCCGACGAGGCTGGGCTGGCTTATGGCGACCGCATCATTGCTATCAACGGACGCTCCTTGGGCGAGCTGCCTGATGACAATCAGGTCGTCCAGCTCCTAACGCAGTCGGTGCAATCGGGGCGTCCGGTGGTTTTAACCATTCTGCGGGGCCCCGAGCGCCAGCGCCTCGAGATAACCCTCACAGGCCGTGAAATTAATCTGGCCCGCTTCCCCTCGCTCAAAATAAGGCCCGATGGCGTGGCGGTGCTCAAAATCCCCGACTTTGATGCCCAGGGCCAGGTGGGCCGCCGGGTACACGAGCTTGTGCGTGAGGCCCAGCAGAAAAACGCGCGGGCCATGGTTTTGGAATTGCGGGGCAACAGCGGCGGCTTGCTCAACGAGATGATTCTTGCCGCAGCTGCTTTTCTGGACGAGGCTTATGTGGCCCTGGAAGACCGCTATCAGACCGAGCGCACCGAGTTTCGTATCCGTGATGGGCGGTTCACCATTACCCGCAATGGTCAGAGCGAGACCGCTAACCTACCATTCCTGACACGCTGGCGCGGCCCCTTGGTGGTGCTGGTAGACAACAACACTGCTTCGGGTGGAGAGTATCTGGCGTCGGCCATCCAGAAGGCCAGGGTAGGGGCCCTGGTGGGCGTACCCACGCTGGGCATTGGCAACACCACCACCCGCCCCTTCAATTTGATTAACGGAGGGGCCTTGAGCATCTCCTACAACCGGGCCTTTTTTGCCGATGGAACGCCTTATCCGCCACGGGCTACTCCAGACTTCGTGGTTGAGAACTCCCTCGAGCAGCTCGCCAACACCGGGCGTGACCTGCCTTTTGAGAAGGCCCTCGAGGCACTGGGTATCAAGGCAGGCCGGTAA
- a CDS encoding GNAT family N-acetyltransferase: MKVSVRLDFSPVTSDSAAIVHELYLNCPTYISLIGGDMPTLNDIRRELDTLRHDTRRQALLLMQENRPVGFLDYKVAYPDLHSATISLLLIEEKLQGQGLGKAAVEQLEAQLSGRMEQLYAVVYGNNEQAKRFWERVGFEHLRDSGPTLSWYMKSLK, encoded by the coding sequence ATGAAAGTTTCTGTGCGCCTCGACTTCTCGCCCGTTACAAGCGATTCGGCTGCAATTGTGCATGAGCTTTACTTAAATTGCCCCACCTATATTTCACTCATTGGGGGGGACATGCCCACCCTAAACGACATTCGGCGCGAGCTTGATACCCTTCGCCACGACACCAGGCGCCAGGCGCTGCTCTTGATGCAGGAGAACCGGCCCGTGGGTTTTCTGGACTACAAAGTGGCTTACCCTGATCTGCACTCGGCCACCATCAGCCTGCTCTTAATCGAGGAAAAGCTGCAGGGCCAGGGTCTGGGAAAGGCCGCGGTAGAGCAGCTCGAGGCCCAGTTGAGTGGCCGAATGGAACAGTTGTATGCAGTGGTGTACGGCAATAACGAGCAGGCCAAACGCTTCTGGGAGCGAGTAGGCTTTGAGCATCTGCGCGACAGTGGCCCGACCCTGAGCTGGTATATGAAATCTCTAAAGTAG
- a CDS encoding GrpB family protein, translating into MSQPIVVVDYDPTWPEVFERLRAPVWRAVQDFALAIEHVGSTSVPGLAAKPIIDMDVVIASAALIPLAIERLGTLGYVHRGNLGIEGREAFQQPAHLPPHHLYVCLQDSVSLRNHLALRDYLRAHPAAVQAYGALKKRLAQEHAHNIEAYIEAKSDLILSMLAQTGFETEQIAAIREQNRAKP; encoded by the coding sequence ATGTCCCAGCCCATTGTGGTGGTGGACTACGATCCTACCTGGCCCGAAGTTTTTGAACGGCTCCGGGCGCCGGTCTGGCGAGCAGTACAGGATTTTGCCCTGGCCATCGAGCACGTGGGCAGTACCTCGGTGCCGGGACTGGCCGCCAAGCCTATCATTGATATGGATGTGGTCATCGCCTCTGCCGCCCTAATTCCTCTGGCCATCGAACGCCTGGGAACGCTGGGCTATGTGCACCGGGGCAACCTGGGTATCGAGGGGCGGGAAGCCTTCCAGCAACCGGCCCACCTGCCACCGCATCATCTGTATGTTTGTCTGCAAGACAGCGTGAGCCTGCGCAACCACCTGGCCTTGCGGGACTATCTCCGGGCTCATCCCGCGGCGGTACAGGCGTATGGCGCCCTGAAGAAGCGTCTTGCCCAGGAGCATGCCCACAACATCGAGGCTTACATCGAGGCCAAAAGCGACCTGATTCTATCCATGCTGGCTCAAACCGGTTTCGAGACCGAGCAGATAGCTGCCATTCGAGAACAGAACCGGGCCAAACCCTGA